The following coding sequences lie in one Glycine max cultivar Williams 82 chromosome 19, Glycine_max_v4.0, whole genome shotgun sequence genomic window:
- the LOC100795843 gene encoding protein SUPPRESSOR OF QUENCHING 1, chloroplastic gives MAMAFETTHFLLSRPTASTSTLFLLSSNLTRPKPASLPSRFFHCRSKRLVLTPRFAVKACAVNVEEKNVAAISGEWGKVSAVLFDMDGVLCNSEEPSRRAGVDLFAEMGVDVTVDDFVPFMGTGEANFLGGVASVKGVKGFDPEAAKKRFFEIYLDKYAKPDSGIGFPGALELISQCKSKGLKVAVASSADRIKVDANLAAAGLPLSMFDAIVSADAFENLKPAPDIFLAASRILNVPSNECIVIEDALAGVEAAKAAQMRCIAVRTTLSDEALEPAGPTLIRDNIGSVSLDDILSGGSVGYNKRMQGSETLNDFAESSSTVLAGGLQGSRRDILRFGSLGIAISCLFFTISNWKAMQYASPKAVWNKLFGVTQPPLEQKEDNSRDDRIQQFVNYISDLESRGNAQIVPEFPSKLDWLNTAPLQFRRDLKGKVVLLDFWTYCCINCMHVLPELDVLEKKYKDMPFVVVGVHSAKFDNEKDSEAIRNAVLRYGISHPVVNDGDMYLWRKLGINSWPTFAIVGPNGKVLAQLAGEGHKKDLDDFVEAALLFYGKQNMLDNTPISLSLEKDNDPRLSTSPLKFPGKLAIDVLNNRLFISDSNHNRIVVTDLDGNFIVQIGSSGEEGLQDGSFDDATFNRPQGLAYNAKKNILYVADTENHALREIDFVNEKVRTLAGNGTKGSDYVGGGKGDSQLLNSPWDVCFHPFDEKIYIAMAGQHQIWEHNLLDATTRVFSGDGYERNLNGSSSTSTSFAQPSGLSLSQDLREIYIADSESSSIRAMDLKTRGSQLLAGGDPMFADNLFKFGDQDGIGSEVLLQHPLGVVCGNDGEIYIADSYNHKIKKLDPTSKRVSTIAGTGKAGFKDGTAVKAQLSEPSGIVEGNKGRLFIADTNNSLIRYLDLNINETELRTLELKGIQPPKPKSRSFKRLRRRASADTMPITIDTISSNEGNLSIKISLPNEYHFSKEARSRFSVDIEPEDAVNIDPLDGFLSPEGSATLHFKRSSNNASVGRINCKVYYCKEDEVCLYQSLLFEVPFQEGVSNPAEADVTLAHFVKPKTSTSNFLQSVAP, from the exons ATGGCCATGGCATTTGAAACGACTCATTTTTTACTATCGCGCCCAACCGCGTCCACCTCAACGCTCTTCTTACTCTCTTCGAATCTCACACGACCCAAACCTGCTTCGCTTCCTTCTCGATTCTTCCATTGCCGATCGAAACGCCTCGTCTTGACGCCTCGATTCGCCGTGAAAGCCTGCGCGGTGAACGTCGAGGAGAAGAATGTCGCTGCAATATCGGGAGAGTGGGGTAAGGTTTCCGCGGTGTTGTTCGACATGGACGGCGTGCTTTGCAACAGCGAAGAGCCTTCTAGAAGAGCTGGCGTTGATTTGTTCGCCGAGATGGGCGTCGATGTCACCGTCGACGATTTCGTACCGTTTATGGGAACTG GAGAAGCAAATTTTTTGGGAGGTGTTGCTTCTGTTAAGGGAGTTAAGGGATTTGATCCAGAAGCTgcaaaaaaaaggttttttgaaatatatttggaTAAG TATGCAAAACCAGATTCTGGAATAGGATTTCCAGGTGCTCTTGAACTCATTTCTCAG TGTAAAAGCAAAGGGCTTAAAGTGGCTGTTGCGTCTAGTGCTGATCGTATAAAGGTTGATGCAAATCTAGCTGCTGCTGGTTTACCATTGTCAAT GTTCGATGCAATTGTGTCTGCTGATGCTTTTGAGAATTTGAAACCTGCTCCTGATATTTTCTTAGCTGCATCAAGAATATTGAATGTGCCCTCCAATGAG TGCATTGTTATAGAAGATGCGCTAGCTGGAGTGGAAGCTGCCAAAGCTGCACAAATGAG ATGCATAGCTGTAAGGACCACATTATCAGACGAGGCTCTAGAACCAGCTGGCCCAACACTTATCCGAGATAACATAGGAAGTGTTTCGCTTGATGATATTCTCAGTGGTGGCTCTGTTGGATATA ATAAGAGGATGCAGGGCTCTGAAACACTAAATGATTTTGCGGAGTCTTCATCTACTGTGCTTGCTGGAGG GTTGCAGGGTTCTCGGCGAGATATACTGAGATTTGGAAGTCTGGGAATTGCTATCTCTTGCCTTTTCTTCACCATAAGTAACTGGAAG GCAATGCAATATGCTTCCCCTAAAGCAGTTTGGAATAAGTTGTTTGGTGTTACCCAGCCACCCTTGGAGCAGAAAGAAG ATAACTCAAGAGATGATAGGATCCAGCAATTTGTGAACTACATATCTGATCTGGAAAGCAG GGGAAATGCTCAGATTGTTCCAGAATTTCCGTCTAAACTTGATTGGCTGAATACAGCTCCACTTCAGTTTCGCAGG GATCTGAAAGGAAAAGTTGTATTGCTGGATTTCTGGACTTATTGTTGTATAAACTGTATGCATGTGTTGCCAGAGCTAGATGTTTTGGAGAAAAAATACAAAGATATGCCG TTCGTTGTTGTGGGTGTTCATTCTGCAAAATTTGATAATGAGAAAGATTCTGAAGCCATTCGCAATGCAGTTCTACGCTATGGCATTTCTCACCCA GTTGTCAATGATGGAGACATGTATCTTTGGCGGAAGTTGGGTATAAACTCATGGCCAACATTTGCTATTGTTGGCCCCAATGGTAAGGTTCTTGCACAACTTGCAGGAGAAGGTCACAAGAAG GATCTAGATGATTTTGTGGAGGCTGCACTTCTGTTTTATGGAAAACAGAACATGTTGGACAATACGCCAATTTCATTGAGTTTGGAGAAAGATAATGATCCTCGCCTTTCCACATCTCCATTAAAGTTTCCTGGAAAGCTAGCAATTGATGTCCTTAATAACAGGCTTTTTATTTCTGACAGCAACCATAACCGCATA GTGGTTACTGACCTTGATGGGAATTTTATTGTACAAATTGGGAGCAGTGGGGAGGAAGGTTTGCAGGATGGTTCCTTCGATGATGCTACTTTTAACCGCCCTCAG GGCCTTGCTTAtaatgcaaagaaaaatatactttatGTTGCAGACACCGAAAACCATGCTTTGAG ggAAATTGATTTTGTTAACGAGAAAGTGAGGACTCTTGCGGGAAATGGGACCAAGGGCTCTGATTATGTTGGAGGTGGAAAAGGAGACTCTCAG CTCCTCAATTCCCCTTGGGATGTATGCTTTCATCCATTTGACGAAAAAATCTATATTGCCATGGCTGGCCAACATCAGATTTGGGAGCACAATTTATTGGATGCAACTACAAGAGTATTTAGTGGTGATGGCtatgaaagaaatttaaatggatcAAG TTCTACAAGCACATCATTTGCCCAACCTTCTGGTCTTTCGTTGTCTCAAG ATCTAAGGGAGATCTACATTGCTGATAGTGAGAGTAGTTCAATTCGAGCTATGGATCTGAAAACAAGAGGATCTCAGTTGTTAGCTGGTGGTGACCCAATGTTCGCTGACAATTTGTTTAAG TTTGGTGATCAAGATGGAATAGGCTCTGAGGTACTTCTTCAACATCCATTGGGAGTTGTGTGTGGAAATGATGGTGAAATTTATATTGCAGATAGCTACAATCACAAG ATCAAGAAGTTAGATCCAACCAGTAAAAGAGTTAGCACCATTGCGGGGACCGGAAAAGCTGGTTTCAAAGATGGAACAGCTGTAAAAGCTCAG CTCTCTGAACCATCAGGAATTGTTGAAGGGAACAAGG GGAGATTATTCATAGCTGACACAAACAACAGCTTAATTCGATATCTAGATTTAAACATTAATGAAACTGAACTCCGTACGTTGGAGCTCAAAGGAATTCAGCCTCCTAAGCCAAAATCAAGATCTTTTAAACGTCTTAGACGACGAGCATCAGCTGACACAATGCCAATTACCATTGACACCATTTCATCAAATGAGGGAAACTTGTCTATTAAAATATCATTACCAAATGAGTATCATTTCTCAAAG GAAGCACGCAGTAGATTCAGCGTTGATATTGAACCTGAAGATGCTGTGAATATTGATCCACTCGATGGATTTCTTAGTCCAGAAGGATCTGCAACTCTTCACTTTAAAAGATCCTCTAACAATGCTTCAGTGGGAAGAATTAATTGCAAG GTTTACTATTGCAAGGAAGATGAAGTTTGTTTGTACCAGTCTTTGCTGTTTGAGGTCCCCTTCCAAGAGGGAGTTTCTAACCCTGCCGAAGCAGACGTCACTCTTGCACATTTTGTGAAACCCAAAACTTCAACCAGCAACTTCCTGCAGTCAGTTGCCCCTTAA
- the LOC100796366 gene encoding acyl-CoA-binding domain-containing protein 4 — protein MFSLHPSLAVGCHSDLDLKAPIFSCLLILIVDASLGLLMSSLNQSLFPYDSSSLTVSSSVFNPYAFLSNRHHTLTLTLHTSQHRRQMSSLLPQVAKNKAMWLNPKVLGFNPPERWGHSACFSKGLMYVFGGCCGGLHFCDVLTLDLNKMVWSKLTTTGEKPGPRDSHSAVLVGHKMIVFGGTNGFKKVNHIHILDLVTKEWVRPECKGNPPSPRESHTATLVGDERIVIFGGSGEGHANYLNDLHILDLRTMSWTSPELKGDLPIPRDSHSTLAIGNKLIVYGGDSGDQYHGNVHMLDMTTMTWSKLSIQGSPPGVRAGHAAVNIGTKVYIIGGVGDKRYYNDVWIFDICNFSWTQLDIRFHQPQGRFSHTAVAAGMDIAIYGGCGEDERPLNELLVLQVGAEHLNGVYYIPMCKPFGTYWNQEKKIIPGEADANSKTLLVRNNVEAFGKGAYEVASEKLPPYHFDSDTSRQKRRRIAAAKVCDVESEQEENFLTLSLHSFPCQSDQEQTPSQKAKTLFPSTCQYNNGSNYKRTLKNVHFLQHQLKQEHCLYVREDRKRAQLQAAEQKSMGRGPIQHLIGAEVRGRVDGPFDSVSLSPAAVNGRIFRGVIFSPGAAGVVSKGGSVEPKCSLTSSFPFSSQAYLNSNHVGNLTASQQAPIRLHAEPCHGSWQTPVALPFPIIRGTPSVVSKENKINSDLQGLVLTLGGPASGHPQVKH, from the exons atgttttcaCTACATCCATCGCTTGCTGTTGGTTGCCACAGTGATTTGGACTTGAAAGCGCCCATCTTTTCATGTCTATTGATATTGATTGTTGATGCATCACTTGGCTTGTTGATGtcctctttgaatcaatctctCTTTCCATACGACTCTTCGTCCTTGACTGTTTCTTCATCTGTGTTCAACCCTTATGCTTTTTTAAGCAACCGTCATCACACTCTCACACTCACACTTCACACTTCACAACATAGAAGACAGATGAGTTCTTTGCTACCTCAAGTTGCCAAGAACAAAGCAATGTGGCTGAATCCCAAGGTTTTGGGTTTTAATCCTCCTGAAAGATGGGGCCACTCTGCTTGCTTCTCCAAGGGGCTTATGTATGTCTTTGGG GGTTGCTGTGGTGGACTGCATTTTTGCGATGTTCTGACTTTGGACCTTAACAAAATGGTTTGGAGCAAGCTTACTACCACAGGTGAAAAGCCGGGGCCTAGAGATAGCCATAGTGCTGTTCTTGTGGGGCATAAAATGATAGTGTTTGGTGGCACAAATGGCTTCAAGAAGGTTAATCACATTCATATACTTGATCTTGTTACCAAAGAGTGGGTTCGACCTGAGTGTAAAGGGAATCCTCCTTCTCCTCGTGAAAGCCATACTGCCacacttgttggtgatgaaagGATAGTGATATTTGGTGGAAGTGGAGAAGGTCATGCTAACTATTTAAACGATTTGCATATTCTTGATCTTCGAACCATGAGTTGGACTTCCCCTGAGTTGAAAGGTGATTTGCCTATCCCTAGGGACAGTCATAGTACACTTGCAATTGGGAACAAGCTTATTGTGTATGGTGGAGACTCCGGTGATCAGTATCATGGCAATGTTCATATGCTTGATATGACAACAATGACTTGGTCTAAA TTGTCAATTCAAGGTTCTCCACCAGGAGTCAGGGCAGGTCATGCTGCAGTGAACATTGGAACCAAG GTCTATATCATTGGAGGAGTTGGAGATAAACGTTACTATAATGACGTTTGGATCTTTGATATATGCAATTTTTCATGGACTCAACTTGATATACGTTTTCACCAGCCACAAGGGCGATTTTCTCATACAGCTGTTGCTGCTGGCATGGATATTGCAATATATGGCGG GTGTGGTGAAGATGAACGTCCTCTCAATGAATTGTTAGTGTTGCAGGTTGGAGCAGAGCATTTAAATGGAGTTTACTACATTCCCATGTGCAAACCTTTTGGAACTTATTggaatcaagaaaagaagatTATCCCAGGAGAAGCAGATGCCAACTCG AAAACTTTACTCGTGAGGAATAACGTggaagcttttggcaaaggagcTTATGAAGTTGCATCAGAAAAATTGCCACCTTATCACTTTGATTCAG ATACTTCACGACAGAAGAGGAGGAGAATTGCTGCTGCAAAGGTGTGCGATGTTGAAtcagaacaagaagaaaactTTCTTACATTGTCCCTTCATTCATTTCCATGTCAATCCGATCAAGAACAGACCCCAAGTCAAAAAGCAAAGACATTGTTTCCATCCACTTGCCAATACAACAATGGCTCAAATTATAAGAGAACTTTGAAGAATGTTCATTTCCTACAACATCAACTAAAACAAGAACATTGCCTTTATGTTCGTGAGGATAGAAAAAGAGCTCAACTTCAGGCTGCAGAGCAGAAATCCATGGGGCGAGGACCAATTCAACACCTG ATTGGTGCTGAAGTTCGGGGGAGAGTTGATGGACCCTTTGACTCAGTTTCGCTCTCTCCTGCAGCTGTGAATGGAAGGATTTTCAGGGGGGTCATATTTTCACCT GGAGCAGCAGGAGTTGTCTCAAAAGGGGGCAGTGTCGAACCAAAGTGTTCTCTAACaagttcttttcctttttcctctcAAGCATATTTGAACTCCAATCATGTGGGTAATTTAACGGCTTCCCAACAAGCACCTATTCGTTTGCATGCAGAGCCATGCCATGGTTCATGGCAAACGCCAGTTGCATTACCATTTCCAATCATTCGAGGCACTCCAAGTGTTGTTTCCAAGGAGAATAAAATCAATAGTGACCTTCAAGGGTTGGTTTTAACCCTCGGAGGACCTGCTAGTGGACACCCTCAGGTAAAACATTGA
- the LOC100803095 gene encoding homeobox protein knotted-1-like codes for MEAVYRLKPLLDVVRVGNATTSEMRLESTANCYLQLEAPQPQENNNVTDSSSDMSDRIIKIQIANHPLYPDLLSAYIECQKVGAPPELACLLEEIGRESHRMNARREIGEGPELDHFMETFCQVLHRYKEELSRPFNEATLFLGDMESQLSNLCNETLTKSSDNNNRSDEVASGASEEELSCGEMEAFEDNVSSVTCPSDQRLKEMLLRKYSGHFSGLRKEFLKRRKKGKLPKDARMALMGWWNTHHRWPYPTEEEKVKLSEITGLDQKQINNWFINQRKRHWKPTEDMRFAVMDGLRGGGGGGIGGPMLF; via the exons ATGGAAGCAGTTTACAGGTTGAAACCTCTTTTGGATGTGGTTAGAGTTGGGAACGCTACCACTTCTGAGATGCGTCTTGAATCAACGGCTAATTGTTACCTGCAGCTAGAAGCTCCTCAACCTCAAGAGAATAATAATGTAACCGACTCATCATCAGATATGTCGGATCGGATAATCAAGATCCAGATCGCCAATCACCCTCTTTATCCAGATTTACTCTCTGCATATATTGAATGCCAAAAG GTTGGAGCACCGCCAGAACTGGCATGCCTTCTTGAAGAAATAGGCCGAGAAAGCCACCGCATGAATGCTCGCCGTGAGATAGGGGAGGGCCCTGAACTTGACCACTTCATG GAAACATTCTGCCAAGTTCTTCATAGATACAAGGAGGAGTTGTCCAGGCCCTTCAACGAAGCGACTTTGTTTTTGGGTGACATGGAATCACAACTCAGCAACCTTTGTAATGAAACACTAACAAAGTCATCGGATAACAACAACCGCTCCG ACGAGGTAGCTAGTGGGGCATCAGAAGAGGAATTAAGTTGTGGGGAGATGGAAGCATTTGAAGATAATGTATCTTCAGTAACTTGTCCAAGTGATCAAAGGCTTAAAGAGATGCTCCTTCGCAAATACAGTGGCCATTTTAGCGGTTTGAGAAAGGAATTTCTGAAACGAAGAAAAAAGGGTAAGCTACCAAAGGATGCAAGGATGGCACTCATGGGCTGGTGGAACACCCATCATAGATGGCCTTATCCTACG GAGGAGGAGAAAGTGAAGTTATCAGAAATTACTGGTCTGGATCAAAAGCAGATCAATAATTGGTTCATCAATCAGAGAAAACGGCATTGGAAACCTACCGAGGACATGCGATTTGCCGTCATGGACGGATTAAGAGGCGGCGGTGGCGGCGGCATAGGAGGGCCTATGTTGTTTTAG